A single Argentina anserina chromosome 7, drPotAnse1.1, whole genome shotgun sequence DNA region contains:
- the LOC126803598 gene encoding mitogen-activated protein kinase kinase kinase ANP1, producing MSSENHQEFKRPVQWSTRDLYIISSDLCTAPVLESKDEIVVRKVQVAKYISKEEANAQFKKLEDRVKYLQNLCHHPNLLKYLGTAKKGRTLFILSECVGHSNISSLVKKQKQFPELELVS from the exons ATGTCAAGTGAGAATCATCAAGAATTTAAGAGGCCAGTCCAATGGAGCACAAGGGATTTGTACATTATTTCCAGTGATCTCTGCACTGCCCCGGTTCTTGAATCGAAAGATGAAATTGTTGTTAGAAAG GTTCAAGTCGCAAAATATATTTCAAAGGAAGAGGCTAAT GCTCAGTTCAAGAAGCTTGAAGATAGAGTGAAGTATCTACAGAACCTGTGTCATCATCCCAACCTTCTT AAATACTTGGGTACGGCAAAGAAGGGGCGAACCTTGTTTATCTTGTCGGAATGTGTAGGACATTCAAACATATCATCGCTTGTTAAGAAGCAGAAACAGTTTCCCGAGCTCGAGCTTGTAAGTTAA
- the LOC126802970 gene encoding fasciclin-like arabinogalactan protein 10 has protein sequence MASFRCNLLLLALLALAAAVSAHNITAILDAAPEYSQFNSFLTQTRLADEINTRTTVTVLALTNGVMSSLAAKHPLSVMKNVLSLHILLDYYDPAKLHKISDGSVLTTTLYQTTGHAPGNLGFVNITDLSGGKVGFGSAAPGSKLDSSYTKSVKQIPYNISVLEISAPVLAPGILAAPAPASDMNITALLEKAGCKTFAALIVSSGVIKTFQTTAAKGLTLFAPNDEAFKAKGVPDLTKLTNAEVVSLLQYHAIPKYTPKGALKTTKDPISTLATNGAGKYDITVTTAGDQVTLHTGVASSRVADTVLDATPFSVFTVDSVLLPTELFGKSPSPAPSMEPVAAPSPTPVLAPSPASVEAPSPMAASPPAPPSESTPEGAPSDAPSSEAADSTSGNGAGHVNSPALLMTLLTVVSVSAISSVLLS, from the coding sequence ATGGCGTCGTTCCGCTgcaacctcctcctcctcgccCTCCTCGCCCTCGCCGCCGCCGTCTCCGCCCACAACATCACTGCCATTCTCGACGCCGCCCCCGAGTACAGCCAGTTCAACTCGTTCCTGACCCAAACGAGACTCGCCGACGAGATCAACACCCGCACCACCGTCACCGTCCTCGCTCTCACCAATGGCGTCATGTCGTCCCTCGCCGCCAAGCACCCTCTCTCCGTCATGAAGAACGTCCTCAGCCTCCACATCCTCCTCGATTACTACGACCCCGCCAAGCTCCACAAAATCTCCGACGGCTCAGTCCTCACCACCACTCTCTACCAAACCACTGGCCACGCCCCCGGAAACCTCGGCTTCGTCAACATCACCGATCTCTCCGGCGGCAAAGTCGGCTTCGGCTCCGCGGCTCCCGGATCCAAGCTCGACTCCAGCTACACCAAATCCGTCAAGCAAATCCCTTACAACATCTCCGTCCTCGAGATCTCCGCCCCCGTCCTCGCCCCCGGAATCCTCGCTGCTCCGGCGCCGGCCTCCGACATGAACATCACCGCGCTTCTCGAGAAAGCCGGGTGCAAGACTTTCGCCGCGCTTATCGTCTCCAGCGGCGTCATCAAGACGTTCCAGACCACCGCCGCCAAGGGACTCACTCTTTTCGCCCCGAACGACGAGGCGTTTAAGGCCAAGGGTGTGCCGGATCTGACCAAGCTCACCAATGCCGAAGTCGTTTCGCTTCTTCAGTACCACGCCATCCCTAAATACACTCCCAAAGGAGCTCTCAAGACCACCAAGGACCCAATCAGCACTCTCGCCACCAACGGCGCCGGGAAATACGACATCACCGTCACCACCGCCGGCGACCAGGTCACACTCCACACCGGAGTCGCCTCCTCCAGGGTCGCTGACACCGTCCTCGACGCTACTCCCTTCTCCGTCTTCACCGTCGACAGCGTCCTCCTCCCAACTGAGCTCTTCGGCAAGTCACCGTCCCCGGCGCCGTCGATGGAGCCAGTGGCTGCTCCTTCACCGACACCTGTCCTTGCTCCCAGCCCAGCTTCCGTAGAAGCGCCGTCGCCGATGGCCGCTTCACCTCCAGCTCCTCCTTCTGAGAGTACTCCGGAGGGAGCTCCATCTGACGCCCCGTCGTCGGAGGCGGCGGACAGTACTTCGGGGAACGGAGCTGGACACGTGAACTCACCTGCATTGCTGATGACACTGCTCACTGTCGTCTCTGTATCTGCCATTTCCTCCGTTCTCTTGTCCTGA
- the LOC126803597 gene encoding uncharacterized protein LOC126803597 — MWKYDTSSIRNEAERHWLEGEIADIRNVGRIVVEMLRIKPWSQHLEKVIIAEPPTPARDFMVKCRTWLPNSKVDISDLIQDPFINPQVGASGHLQHAAQFVKSQFENAKQTGYSVLENVEEKAAQTSQTFGQLAGSSFRRVVRITNEFGVGFRKGKGEGEEEQKQNAPANAAKIKASLKVPHVAPKVEDAGAKFQQDNALKSQAGNKFAVKENAEKKNLLHIVLL, encoded by the exons ATGTGGAAATATGATACTTCTTCGATCAGAAATGAGGCTGAGAGGCACTGGTTGGAAGGAGAAATTGCTGACATACGGAACGTTGGGCGTATTGTGGTAGAGATGCTTAGGATAAAGCCTTGGAGCCAACATTTGGAGAAAGTG ATCATTGCTGAACCTCCTACCCCGGCAAGAGACTTTATGGTCAAATGTCGTACGTG GTTACCAAATTCGAAAGTTGACATATCTGATTTGATTCAG GATCCATTCATAAACCCCCAGGTTGGTGCTAGCGGCCATCTCCAACATGCTGCCCAATTCGTCAAATCTCAATTCGAAAATGCTAAACAAACTGGCTATTCAGTTTTAGAAAATGTTGAGGAAAAAGCTGCACAAACTTCCCAAACTTTTGGCCAACTTGCTGGCTCAAGTTTTCGCCGTGTTGTTAGGATAACAAACGAATTTGGTGTAGGGTTCCGAAAGGGCAAAGgcgaaggagaagaagaacaaaagcAAAATGCCCCAGCTAATGCTGCAAAAATCAAAGCTAGCCTGAAGGTTCCGCACGTTGCCCCGAAAGTCGAAGATGCTGGTGCCAAGTTTCAGCAAGACAATGCCTTAAAATCCCAAGCTGGTAACAAATTTGCCGTAAAAGAAAatgctgaaaaaaaaaacctattgCATATTGTCCTGCTCTAA